The following coding sequences lie in one Panicum virgatum strain AP13 chromosome 6N, P.virgatum_v5, whole genome shotgun sequence genomic window:
- the LOC120680236 gene encoding uncharacterized protein LOC120680236, which yields MSSLLDLFFDDESDESDDDFEMAAVLIAEMEEMERNERPKRGGSVPGREVVHRNKQQGHDKLFDYYFADNPVFGPVTFRRRFRMSKQLFLRIAAAVEAHCPYFQQTRNASGDLGHSSLKKITAALRMLAYGVPADSLDDWLHIAESTIILSLKKFMKAVIEIFGERYL from the coding sequence ATGAGTTCACTTCTTGATTTGTTTTTTGACGATGAGTCCGATGAGTCTGATGATGACTTCGAGATGGCAGCAGTTTTGATTGCTGAGATGGAGGAGATGGAGAGGAATGAGCGGCCCAAGCGTGGTGGTTCCGTGCCAGGGCGTGAAGTGGTTCATCGGAACAAGCAGCAAGGCCATGATAAGCTATTTGATTATTACTTTGCAGATAACCCTGTGTTTGGTCCGGTTACTTTCAGGCGACGGTTCAGAATGTCTAAGCAGCTATTCTTGCGAATTGCAGCCGCTGTGGAGGCTCATTGTCCATACTTCCAGCAGACAAGGAATGCTTCTGGGGACCTTGGACATAGTTCTCTTAAGAAGATTACTGCAGCACTGCGCATGCTCGCTTATGGTGTCCCTGCTGATTCTCTTGATGATTGGCTTCATATTGCAGAAAGCACCATTATTCTGAGTTTGAAGAAGTTTATGAAAGCAGTGATTGAAATCTTTGGGGAGCGATACTTGTGA